A DNA window from Hordeum vulgare subsp. vulgare chromosome 1H, MorexV3_pseudomolecules_assembly, whole genome shotgun sequence contains the following coding sequences:
- the LOC123408543 gene encoding uncharacterized protein LOC123408543: MASMGFSYAQIHVRQEKVRQRIINQQEAANKTAVKIKNICEENKISNSKKNCGSLTAAGRVHLCASPTAAAAAAGPTPER; this comes from the coding sequence ATGGCTTCCATGGGCTTCAGCTATGCGCAGATACATGTGCGGCAGGAGAAGGTCAGGCAGAGGATCATCAACCAGCAAGAAGCCGCCAACAAGACGGCCGTGAAGATCAAGAACATCTGTGAAGAGAATAAGATCagcaacagcaagaaaaactgcgGCTCATTGACCGCCGCCGGCAGGGTGCATCTGTGCGCATCtcccacggcggcggcggcggcggctgggccgACGCCGGAGAGGTGA
- the LOC123408445 gene encoding nuclear pore complex protein NUP98A-like, which translates to MMGSSSWFTPPPAFGSVMASSSSLFSTPTSGAAMGSSPSPFGSTPVSGAAMGSAPSPSGSTPTSGASMVSAPSKFGSTPTSGVAMGSSPSRFGSTPVSGAAMGSVPSPFGSTPVSGAAMGSVPAPFGSTPVSGAAMGFAPSPFGSTPTSGAAMGSSPSPFGSTPVSGAAMGSAPSPFGSTPAATGFFPSSFGSTPASGAAMGSSSSWCGPAFGRSHNAFGHPMPHQPPFSSNTPFSSTTGQHYSYVPTFGVRSAPSFGPFGRVSQKGSRVSAYTRTPGDDPERSNYLASISAMPIFKGKSHEELRYEDYKKGDKGDFSLQESRVPWAYHSWQPQPPVNAFINPVKPSSFSYPPEPSSAPVGLQSSAYGTTNPFWLRPPGPQSPLVSYRPEPIDKPSLFSASPFAPSTTCWENVSNNTAAYTAPAYTSSAQGHMFSQNLFPSKSTESGGSLLSSSATHSAPAPSPNGHSTTINIGQAEKTVELVLPIDITTVRIRFSPRNDDTGSHATQVHHNVKASAAPVSFCIYPGENQELTIRSVEQHDKCQTGKPASAAGSAREQKVYINDAVVSRTNPLDPVTTPSSGASVSESVLPRLYKADYYTSPSIAELAARESNEPGCCSHVKDFTVGRHGYGSIKFDGETDVRKLDIASIVEFKYREILVYTDESKRPPVGQELNKPAEITLLNVKCVDKKTGLPLTEGPEVDRYKEILAQWTEKNGAEFLAFDAVKGVWKFRIKHFSASS; encoded by the exons ATGATGGGTtcttcatcttggtttactcCCCCACCAGCCTTTGGGTCAGTCATggcctcttcatcatcattgtTCTCCACGCCGACCTCTGGTGCAGCCATGGGCTCTTCTCCATCCCCGTTTGGTTCCACGCCGGTCTCTGGTGCAGCCATGGGCTCTGCTCCATCCCCGTCTGGTTCCACGCCGACCTCTGGTGCATCCATGGTCTCTGCTCCATCCAAGTTTGGTTCCACGCCGACCTCTGGTGTGGCCATGGGCTCTTCTCCATCCCGGTTTGGTTCCACGCCAGTCTCTGGTGCAGCCATGGGCTCTGTTCCATCCCCGTTTGGTTCCACGCCAGTCTCTGGTGCAGCCATGGGCTCTGTTCCAGCCCCGTTTGGTTCCACGCCGGTCTCTGGTGCAGCCATGGGCTTTGCTCCATCCCCGTTTGGTTCCACGCCGACCTCTGGTGCAGCCATGGGCTCTTCTCCATCCCCGTTTGGTTCCACGCCAGTCTCTGGTGCAGCCATGGGCTCTGCTCCATCCCCGTTtggttccacgccggcagccaCGGGCTTTTTTCCATCCTCGTTTGGTTCCACGCCGGCCTCTGGTGCAGCCATGGGCTCCTCTTCATCTTGGTGTGGCCCGGCATTTGGGCGATCCCATAATGCTTTCGGGCATCCCATGCCCCATCAGCCACCTTTTTCATCCAACACACCATTTAGCT CTACAACAGGCCAACATTATTCATATGTTCCTACCTTTGGGGTGCGATCTGCGCCTTCATTTGGGCCCTTTGGTC GAGTGTCTCAAAAAGGCAGCAGGGTTTCTGCTTATACCAGGACTCCTGGTGATGATCCTGAACGTAGTAATTACCTCGCATCTATTTCAGCAATGCCGATATTCAAGGGAAAATCTCACGAGGAGCTTCGATATGAAGATTATAAGAAAGGAGACAAAG GTGATTTCAGCTTACAGGAGAGCAGAGTTCCTTGGGCTTATCATTCCTGGCAGCCCCAGCCCCCAGTGAATGCCTTCATAAATCCTGTCAAGCCATCCTCGTTTTCATACCCTCCCGAGCCATCCTCAGCACCTGTGGGACTGCAATCCTCAGCATATGGTACCACCAACCCATTTTGGCTGCGCCCTCCAGGACCCCAGTCACCATTAGTCTCATACCGTCCCGAGCCAATCGACAAGCCATCGCTGTTTTCAGCCTCCCCTTTTGCACCATCTACTACATGTTGGGAAAACGTATCAAATAACACAGCGGCATATACAGCTCCTGCATATACATCTTCTGCT CAAGGCCATATGTTTAGCCAAAATTTGTTCCCTTCAAAATCTACTGAATCTGGAGGAAGTTTACTCAGCTCTTCGGCCACCcattcagcaccagctccatcaCCAAACGGTCATTCCACTACT ATAAATATTGGTCAAGCTGAGAAAACTGTGGAGTTGGTACTACCAATTGACATTACTACTGTAAGGATTAGATTTTCTCCAAGGAATGATGATACTGGCAGTCATGCCACACAG GTTCATCATAATGTTAAAGCTTCAGCAGCACCAGTGTCTTTCTGTATCTATCCTGGAGAGAACCAAGAGCTAACTATCCGATCAGTGGAGCAGCATGATAAGTGTCAAACTGGGAAACCAGCTAGTGCAGCAG GATCCGCCAGGGAACAGAAAGTGTACATCAATGATGCTGTCGTGAGTAGGACAAATCCATTGGATCCTGTGACAACTCCTTCATCTGGTGCCTCTGTGAGTGAGAGTGTGCTACCTCGGCTCTACAAGGCAGACTATTACACCTCGCCGTCGATCGCAGAGCTTGCTGCGCGAGAAAGCAACGAGCCAGGTTGCTGCTCACATGTGAAGGACTTCACTGTCGGCAGGCATGGCTACGGCAGCATCAAGTTTGATGGCGAAACTGATGTGAGGAAGCTGGACATCGCATCCATCGTGGAGTTCAAGTACCGCGAGATCCTGGTCTACACAGATGAGAGCAAGAGGCCTCCCGTGGGGCAGGAGCTCAACAAGCCTGCAGAGATCACGCTCCTGAATGTGAAATGCGTCGATAAGAAGACCGGGTTGCCGTTGACGGAGGGGCCAGAAGTCGACAGGTACAAGGAGATCCTGGCGCAATGGACCGAGAAGAATGGCGCTGAATTCCTGGCGTTTGATGCCGTGAAGGGGGTGTGGAAGTTCAGGATCAAGCACTTTAGTGCCAGTAGCTAG